A genomic window from Cryobacterium sp. SO2 includes:
- a CDS encoding LacI family DNA-binding transcriptional regulator — protein sequence MTAPDDNDDSRPRAASVFDVAKVAGVSHQTVSRVLNDHPSLRDATRQKVLAAMRELNYRPNAAARALSSSRSRMIGILSTSSGEYGPASSVAAVETAARARGYSVTIANADGLDPRSIDEAVNHLANLSAEGLVVVAPQTQVLVALSELSIGIPFVTLQAADSDAPGARQFDQVVGARLATAHLVALGHRRIGHIAGPSEWLDASQRLAGFREELAVHGLDAGVVETGDWSAASGYRAATELISRGVSAIFVGNDQMALGAVSAATAAYLDVPGDLSIVGFDDVPEAAFYRPPLTTVRQDLAEAGRRAVALLLGESDAAPSVHPELIVRASTAPPRSGHTALE from the coding sequence ATGACTGCTCCTGACGACAACGACGACTCCCGGCCTCGAGCCGCGAGCGTTTTCGATGTGGCGAAGGTCGCCGGAGTCTCGCACCAGACGGTGTCACGGGTCCTGAACGACCACCCCAGCCTCCGGGACGCCACCAGGCAGAAGGTGCTGGCGGCGATGCGTGAGCTCAACTACCGGCCCAACGCGGCAGCCAGGGCGCTGTCGTCGAGCAGGTCGCGGATGATCGGCATCCTCTCGACATCGAGCGGTGAGTACGGGCCTGCATCCAGTGTCGCCGCCGTGGAGACGGCCGCCCGCGCTCGTGGCTACAGCGTGACCATCGCCAACGCCGACGGGCTCGATCCGCGATCGATCGATGAAGCGGTGAACCATCTGGCCAATCTGTCCGCAGAGGGACTGGTTGTCGTTGCGCCTCAGACACAGGTTCTCGTCGCCCTCTCCGAGCTGTCGATCGGCATCCCCTTCGTGACCCTGCAGGCCGCGGACAGCGACGCGCCCGGCGCACGGCAATTCGACCAGGTGGTCGGCGCCCGCCTGGCCACGGCACACCTCGTCGCCCTCGGCCATCGGCGGATCGGCCACATCGCCGGCCCCTCCGAGTGGCTGGACGCATCGCAGCGCCTGGCCGGATTCCGCGAGGAGCTGGCGGTGCACGGATTGGACGCCGGTGTCGTCGAGACGGGGGACTGGAGCGCAGCCTCCGGCTACCGGGCCGCCACCGAACTCATCAGCAGGGGAGTGAGCGCCATCTTCGTCGGAAACGACCAGATGGCACTCGGCGCGGTCAGCGCCGCGACGGCCGCATATCTGGACGTGCCGGGCGACCTGAGCATCGTCGGCTTCGATGATGTTCCCGAAGCGGCTTTCTATCGACCCCCGCTCACCACGGTGCGTCAGGACCTCGCGGAAGCGGGCCGTCGCGCCGTCGCTCTGCTCCTCGGTGAGAGCGATGCCGCCCCGTCCGTGCACCCGGAGCTGATCGTGCGCGCGTCCACTGCGCCGCCGCGGTCCGGCCACACGGCCCTCGAATAA
- a CDS encoding Lrp/AsnC family transcriptional regulator, translating to MDSKKADLDRVDRALLRALSVNARASGAALAAEIGVAESTVSLRLRRLQQLGHIRGYRANIDLAALGASLQALISVRLAKHVRDQIDDFRNAAPHWPGVIGLFHTAGADDYLLHVAAADASDLRDFVLEHLAEHPAVAHTETNLIFEYVDGDGWQDLVK from the coding sequence ATGGATTCGAAGAAAGCCGATCTTGACCGCGTCGACCGAGCCCTGCTTCGTGCCCTCTCGGTCAATGCGAGAGCCTCAGGGGCGGCACTGGCCGCGGAAATCGGCGTGGCAGAGTCGACCGTGTCACTGCGGCTGCGGCGTCTGCAGCAGCTCGGGCACATCCGCGGCTACCGCGCCAACATCGACTTGGCCGCCCTCGGGGCGTCCCTGCAGGCCCTGATCTCGGTGCGGCTGGCCAAGCACGTGCGCGATCAGATCGACGACTTCCGCAATGCCGCCCCGCACTGGCCGGGTGTGATCGGCCTGTTCCACACCGCCGGCGCCGATGACTACCTGCTGCACGTTGCGGCCGCAGACGCCTCCGACCTGCGCGACTTCGTGCTCGAGCACCTGGCCGAGCATCCGGCCGTCGCTCACACCGAGACCAACCTGATCTTCGAGTACGTAGACGGCGACGGCTGGCAGGACCTGGTCAAGTAG
- a CDS encoding DEAD/DEAH box helicase has translation MSPSFPERAAWGTASKLRAWQAEALEAYFQHQPRDFLAAATPGAGKTTFALRLAAELRARRVIDRITVVAPTEHLKRQWADAAARAGIRLDPGFKNAHGRYGSHFHGIAVTYAQVATRAALHRELTQASRTLVILDEVHHGGDALSWGDAIREAFDPATRRLSLTGTPFRSDTSPIPFVTYLPDKHGIRLSQSDYNYGYGRALEDGVVRPVMFMVYAGHMKWRTRAGDEMEAKLGEGNTKDITSQAWRTALEPSGQWIPAVLRAADSRLTEVRHGIPDAGGLVIATDQTTARAYAAILEEISGERVTVVLSDEKESSDRIDEFSQGTSRWMVAVRMVSEGVDVPRLAVGVYATSASTPLFFAQAIGRFVRARRRGETASIFLPNVPGLLSLANAMELERDHALDRSNRDDGDDGMYNPEDAMVAAANKTEKASDELGEEFTWQALDSQATFDMVMFNGDEFGELAEPGTDEEFDFIGIPGLLEPEQVSELLRQRQHRQAKRGSERRTAAAAVEGAPEEPMPLYRTLKEQRKLLGSLVGMWSKLSGEPHAMVHAELRRLCGGPAVAQASVTQIQKRIDLLRSRLGRS, from the coding sequence CTGTCGCCGTCGTTCCCCGAGCGCGCCGCCTGGGGCACCGCCAGCAAGCTCCGCGCCTGGCAGGCAGAGGCCCTCGAGGCCTACTTCCAGCACCAGCCCCGGGACTTCCTCGCCGCCGCCACGCCGGGCGCAGGCAAGACCACCTTCGCCCTGCGCCTGGCCGCCGAACTCCGCGCCCGCCGCGTGATCGACCGCATCACCGTGGTCGCGCCCACCGAGCACCTCAAGCGCCAGTGGGCCGACGCGGCCGCGAGGGCCGGCATCCGGCTCGACCCCGGTTTCAAGAACGCGCACGGCCGCTACGGCAGCCACTTCCACGGCATCGCCGTCACCTATGCCCAGGTCGCCACCCGGGCGGCGCTGCACCGCGAACTCACCCAGGCCAGCCGTACCCTGGTAATCCTCGACGAGGTCCACCACGGTGGCGACGCGCTGAGCTGGGGCGACGCCATCCGTGAGGCCTTCGACCCGGCCACCAGGCGACTTTCGCTGACCGGGACCCCGTTCCGCTCCGACACCTCGCCCATCCCCTTCGTGACCTACCTGCCGGACAAGCACGGCATCCGGCTGTCCCAGAGCGACTACAACTACGGCTACGGTCGCGCCCTCGAAGACGGCGTCGTGCGTCCGGTCATGTTTATGGTCTACGCCGGGCACATGAAGTGGCGCACACGGGCCGGCGACGAGATGGAAGCCAAGCTCGGCGAGGGCAACACCAAGGACATCACCTCGCAGGCCTGGCGAACGGCCCTCGAACCCAGCGGGCAGTGGATCCCCGCCGTGCTCCGGGCGGCCGACAGCCGGCTCACCGAAGTCCGGCACGGCATCCCCGACGCCGGGGGCCTGGTCATCGCAACGGACCAGACCACCGCCCGCGCCTACGCCGCGATCCTCGAGGAGATCTCGGGGGAGCGTGTCACCGTGGTGCTCTCCGACGAGAAGGAATCCAGCGACCGGATTGACGAGTTCTCCCAGGGCACCAGCCGGTGGATGGTCGCGGTGCGGATGGTGTCCGAGGGTGTCGACGTGCCGCGCCTGGCCGTCGGTGTCTACGCCACGAGCGCGTCGACGCCCCTGTTCTTCGCGCAGGCCATCGGCCGGTTCGTCCGCGCCCGCCGTCGCGGTGAGACGGCGTCGATCTTCCTGCCCAATGTTCCCGGCCTCCTCAGCCTCGCCAATGCCATGGAGCTGGAACGCGACCACGCGCTGGACCGCAGCAACCGTGACGACGGCGACGACGGCATGTACAACCCGGAAGACGCCATGGTGGCGGCGGCGAACAAGACCGAGAAGGCCTCGGACGAGCTCGGCGAGGAATTCACCTGGCAGGCGCTGGACTCGCAGGCGACCTTCGACATGGTCATGTTCAACGGCGACGAGTTCGGCGAGCTCGCCGAACCCGGCACCGACGAGGAATTCGACTTCATCGGCATCCCTGGGCTCCTCGAGCCCGAGCAGGTGTCCGAGCTGCTCCGCCAGCGCCAGCACCGGCAGGCCAAGCGCGGCTCTGAGCGGCGCACAGCGGCCGCAGCCGTCGAGGGGGCACCGGAGGAGCCGATGCCGCTCTATCGCACGCTCAAGGAGCAGCGGAAGCTGTTGGGCAGCCTCGTGGGCATGTGGTCGAAGCTGTCGGGGGAGCCGCACGCCATGGTGCATGCCGAGCTTCGCCGGTTGTGCGGCGGGCCGGCCGTGGCGCAGGCCAGCGTCACCCAGATCCAGAAGCGCATCGATCTGCTCCGCAGCCGCCTGGGCCGCAGCTGA
- a CDS encoding SGNH/GDSL hydrolase family protein — MTKQQHPWSRYVAVGDSFTEGVGDAEPASPGGNRGWADRVAEMLSLGSDDFAYGNLAVRGKLMNQILAEQVQPALALHPDLITISAGGNDVLRPGSDPDAIAARLDEAVALLGSDGATVVVFTGTDVRFSPVLRGLRGKVAIYNENIRAIAASRDAIVADMWSLTEIQDVRMWAPDRLHLNPLGHHTVARMVLDALNVDNPLEPLVPEPMPGTTWRQARTEDFAWAREYLVPWVLRRVRHQSSGDHILPKRPAADPVTRLDEPGRPAQRLG, encoded by the coding sequence ATGACGAAGCAGCAGCATCCGTGGTCCCGCTATGTCGCAGTGGGCGACTCATTCACCGAGGGCGTGGGGGATGCGGAACCCGCCAGCCCCGGCGGGAACCGGGGCTGGGCAGACCGCGTCGCCGAGATGCTCAGCCTGGGTTCGGACGATTTCGCGTACGGCAACCTGGCCGTGCGCGGCAAGCTGATGAACCAGATCCTCGCGGAGCAGGTGCAGCCGGCCCTGGCGCTGCACCCTGACCTGATCACGATCTCCGCCGGCGGCAACGACGTGCTGCGTCCGGGCAGCGATCCGGATGCGATCGCGGCGCGGCTCGACGAAGCCGTTGCGCTGCTCGGTTCGGACGGCGCCACGGTGGTGGTGTTCACCGGCACCGATGTGCGCTTCTCCCCCGTGCTCAGGGGGTTGCGTGGCAAGGTCGCCATCTACAACGAGAACATCCGCGCGATAGCGGCCTCTCGCGATGCCATCGTGGCCGACATGTGGTCGTTGACCGAGATTCAGGATGTGCGGATGTGGGCGCCGGACCGTCTGCATCTGAATCCACTCGGACATCACACGGTGGCGCGGATGGTGCTCGACGCCCTCAACGTGGACAACCCGTTGGAGCCCTTGGTTCCAGAGCCCATGCCGGGCACCACGTGGCGCCAGGCGCGCACCGAAGACTTCGCCTGGGCCAGGGAATACCTCGTACCCTGGGTTCTGCGCCGGGTGCGGCACCAGTCCTCCGGCGACCACATCCTGCCGAAGCGTCCCGCCGCGGATCCGGTGACCCGGTTGGATGAGCCCGGCCGACCGGCCCAGCGGCTCGGCTAG
- a CDS encoding D-alanyl-D-alanine carboxypeptidase encodes MSPTRRQVYLRRRIAFFGALAVLITAIAYLTSTGLAPVSATAAALAEPAALTQPAVSPAWPAGGAGAIGAVGYDGVLGASGDQDSVPIASITKMVTSLVILQAKPLTGDDQGPIITFTDKDVDFYYDAIAENGSVAPVVSGMELSQREAFETMLLPSANNYSVSLAVWAFGSVDAYLTAAADFLTTNGLTGTTVADTSGISAQSVSSPADLVAIGKLVMANPVLASIVAMPSADIPTVGTVTNTNKLLGIDGVDGIKTGTTDEAGACLLFAVDVPVGDSTVTLVGVVLGGNTHPELNQSILALIDSVAPGFRQVVLVEEGTPFGTYTTPWGQSGQAVAETTETAVVWSDTPISTAVDIDKLALGDEGDPVGSVDVTVGTQTVTVPLVLDATLTDPGPFWRWTHPGEV; translated from the coding sequence ATGTCTCCCACCCGACGTCAGGTCTATCTCCGTCGGCGCATCGCGTTCTTCGGCGCTCTGGCCGTTCTCATCACCGCCATCGCCTACCTCACCAGCACCGGTCTCGCTCCGGTCTCCGCTACCGCGGCCGCGCTGGCCGAGCCCGCCGCGCTCACCCAGCCCGCGGTCTCGCCGGCCTGGCCCGCCGGCGGCGCCGGTGCCATCGGCGCGGTGGGGTACGACGGGGTGCTGGGCGCCAGCGGGGACCAGGACTCCGTCCCCATCGCCAGCATCACCAAGATGGTGACCTCGTTGGTCATCCTGCAGGCCAAGCCGTTGACCGGTGACGATCAGGGGCCGATCATCACCTTCACCGACAAAGACGTCGACTTCTACTACGACGCCATCGCCGAGAACGGCTCGGTCGCGCCCGTCGTCTCCGGCATGGAGCTCAGCCAGCGCGAGGCCTTCGAGACCATGCTGCTGCCCTCTGCCAACAACTACAGCGTCTCCCTCGCGGTGTGGGCGTTCGGCTCCGTCGACGCCTACCTCACAGCGGCGGCTGACTTCCTGACCACGAACGGGCTGACGGGGACCACCGTCGCCGACACCAGCGGCATCTCCGCACAGAGTGTCAGCAGCCCAGCCGACCTCGTTGCCATCGGCAAACTGGTGATGGCGAACCCGGTTCTCGCCTCGATCGTGGCCATGCCCAGCGCGGATATCCCGACCGTGGGCACCGTCACCAACACGAACAAGCTGCTCGGCATCGACGGCGTCGACGGCATCAAAACCGGCACCACCGATGAGGCCGGCGCCTGCCTGCTCTTCGCGGTGGACGTGCCCGTCGGCGACAGCACGGTCACGCTCGTGGGCGTCGTGCTCGGCGGGAACACCCACCCCGAGCTGAACCAGAGCATCCTCGCCCTGATCGACAGCGTGGCACCGGGCTTCCGCCAGGTTGTCCTGGTCGAGGAGGGCACACCGTTCGGCACCTACACCACACCGTGGGGCCAGTCCGGACAGGCCGTCGCCGAGACCACGGAGACCGCCGTGGTCTGGTCGGACACGCCGATCAGCACCGCTGTGGACATCGACAAGCTGGCGCTCGGAGACGAGGGCGACCCCGTCGGCAGCGTCGACGTCACCGTCGGAACGCAGACCGTCACGGTTCCCCTCGTGCTCGATGCCACCCTCACCGACCCCGGGCCGTTCTGGCGTTGGACTCACCCCGGCGAGGTCTGA
- a CDS encoding RNA methyltransferase, whose amino-acid sequence MQIVPITDLDQPGLTDYSRLTDVALRRVSEPANGLYIAESAKVIGRAIAAGHRPRSVLVQEQWLPEAVRLLADWPDVPIYVGSAALLEQLTGYNLHRGALAAMHRPDLASVADLIRDARRIVILEDIVDHTNVGAIFRSVAGLGADAVLITPRCADPLYRRSVRVSMGTVLQVPWTRLPEWGDAAPVLHELGFHLAALALSDDAVSLDTFAIDPPHRVALILGTEGDGLSRHALAVADTVVTIPMLHGVDSLNVASASAVALYALRA is encoded by the coding sequence GTGCAGATCGTCCCGATAACCGACCTGGACCAGCCGGGTCTCACCGACTATTCGCGGTTGACCGACGTGGCCCTGCGCCGGGTCAGCGAACCGGCCAACGGCCTGTACATCGCCGAGTCCGCCAAGGTCATCGGCCGGGCCATCGCGGCCGGACACCGCCCCCGGTCCGTGCTCGTGCAGGAACAATGGCTGCCCGAAGCCGTCCGTCTGCTCGCCGACTGGCCGGACGTGCCCATTTACGTGGGCTCGGCGGCACTGCTCGAACAACTCACCGGATACAACCTGCATCGCGGCGCACTCGCCGCCATGCACAGGCCGGACCTCGCCTCCGTCGCCGACCTCATCCGTGACGCCAGACGCATCGTCATCCTCGAGGACATCGTCGACCACACCAATGTCGGGGCGATCTTCCGTTCCGTCGCCGGGCTGGGCGCCGATGCCGTGCTGATCACCCCGCGCTGCGCAGACCCGCTCTACCGCCGCAGCGTGCGCGTGAGCATGGGGACGGTGCTGCAGGTGCCTTGGACCCGGCTGCCGGAATGGGGCGACGCCGCTCCCGTGCTGCACGAGCTCGGTTTCCACCTCGCCGCACTGGCTCTCTCCGACGACGCCGTGTCTCTGGACACCTTCGCGATCGACCCGCCGCACCGGGTGGCCCTGATCCTCGGCACCGAGGGCGACGGCCTGAGCCGGCACGCGCTGGCGGTCGCGGACACCGTCGTGACGATCCCGATGCTGCACGGGGTGGATTCCCTGAACGTGGCGTCTGCCAGCGCCGTCGCCCTCTACGCCCTGAGGGCCTAG
- a CDS encoding Sir2 family NAD-dependent protein deacetylase produces MTAETLLTPSVGAEEALDALAALLRGRRTAVLTGAGVSTDSGIPDYRGAGAPVRVPMTFQTFVADERARKRYWAGSHLGWHRFRAAEPNLGHRSLVALEASGLVSGIITQNVDGLHTRAGSRHVVDLHGSMDLVVCLSCGQAFGRDSIAARLEADNPVLAHPEQVEIAPDGDAIVVDIDGFTVPDCSVCGGLLKPNVVFFGELVPTGKFTAAAALVRAADALIVAGSSLAVNSGIRLLELARRRKLPIVVINRGATKGDGRALVKLEAGTSETFAGLVTRLTN; encoded by the coding sequence ATGACGGCTGAGACACTCTTGACACCGTCGGTGGGCGCAGAGGAAGCCCTCGACGCCCTCGCCGCGCTGCTGCGCGGCCGGCGCACCGCGGTCCTCACCGGCGCCGGCGTGAGCACGGATTCCGGAATTCCCGACTACCGGGGGGCCGGAGCTCCCGTCCGCGTACCGATGACATTTCAGACCTTCGTCGCCGATGAGCGGGCGCGCAAGCGCTACTGGGCGGGCAGCCACCTCGGCTGGCACCGGTTCAGGGCGGCAGAGCCCAACCTGGGCCACCGCTCACTCGTCGCGCTCGAGGCCTCAGGCCTGGTCAGCGGGATCATCACCCAGAATGTCGACGGCCTGCACACCCGCGCAGGGTCCAGGCACGTGGTCGACCTGCACGGCTCGATGGACCTGGTGGTCTGCCTCTCCTGTGGCCAGGCGTTCGGCCGCGACAGCATCGCGGCCAGGCTGGAAGCCGACAACCCGGTCCTCGCGCATCCAGAGCAGGTCGAGATCGCTCCCGACGGCGACGCCATCGTGGTGGACATCGACGGTTTCACAGTTCCGGACTGCTCGGTCTGCGGCGGTCTGCTCAAGCCGAACGTGGTGTTCTTCGGCGAACTCGTTCCCACGGGCAAGTTCACCGCTGCGGCCGCCCTCGTGCGAGCGGCGGATGCCCTGATCGTCGCGGGCTCCTCGCTCGCCGTCAACTCCGGCATCCGTCTGCTCGAACTGGCCAGGCGGCGCAAGCTCCCCATCGTGGTCATCAACCGCGGGGCGACCAAGGGAGACGGGCGCGCCCTGGTTAAACTGGAGGCAGGCACGTCGGAGACGTTCGCCGGGCTGGTGACCCGACTCACCAACTGA
- a CDS encoding histidine phosphatase family protein produces MTRFAIVRHGQTDWNLEKRIQGSTDIPLNSIGRAQAAETGLALRGTHWDAIVTSPLTRAHETARIIAGELDRPAPLVVPELTERHHGEIEGLTFAERQLRFPDGSKVPGLETRQAVLDRVLPALELLALTYPDRQIVVVCHGGVIGTLVRYATGGKRPAAGELIPNGSVHDFRWQDGRLELEAFQPVR; encoded by the coding sequence ATGACCAGGTTCGCGATCGTCCGGCACGGCCAGACCGACTGGAACCTGGAAAAACGGATCCAGGGCAGCACGGACATCCCGCTGAACTCGATCGGCCGGGCTCAGGCCGCCGAGACCGGGCTGGCCCTGCGGGGCACCCACTGGGACGCAATCGTCACCAGCCCATTGACGCGGGCGCACGAGACCGCCAGGATCATCGCCGGGGAACTCGACCGGCCGGCGCCGCTTGTCGTGCCGGAGCTCACCGAACGCCACCACGGCGAGATCGAGGGCCTGACCTTCGCCGAACGACAGCTGCGCTTCCCCGACGGGTCGAAAGTGCCGGGTCTGGAAACCCGCCAGGCCGTGCTCGACCGGGTGCTGCCGGCGCTGGAACTGCTGGCGCTCACGTACCCCGACCGCCAGATCGTCGTGGTCTGCCACGGCGGCGTGATCGGCACCCTGGTGCGGTATGCGACCGGCGGGAAGCGTCCGGCGGCCGGTGAACTCATCCCGAATGGTTCGGTGCACGATTTCCGGTGGCAGGACGGACGGCTCGAGCTGGAGGCGTTCCAGCCGGTGCGCTGA
- a CDS encoding glycosyltransferase family 1 protein gives MNTRAEAPLRIVFDCRYTRIDRHDGISRYTAGLVTELGRLHPVTMLISDHRQLAMLPALPWQLVRSPTSPLEPLVALTVNKLRPDIVFSPMQTMGSWGRRYRLVLTVHDLIYYRNRTPPREFSAAIRLLWRLYHLSWAPQRMLLNRSDGVVTVSETTGALISRHRLTRRPVSVVPNAADSVAATGLAPRTAPAGKTLVYMGSFMPYKNVDTLVRATAELPGYELHLLSRISDDERARLSALAPQATLVFHNGVTDEDYVRVLSRATALVTASFDEGFGIPLVEAMSLGIPVVVSDIDIFREIGGDAAGYADPNDPEAVAAAVRALEAPGEWARRSSLSVRQAARFTWAESAEQLLRVLQGTQAASRR, from the coding sequence ATGAACACGCGCGCCGAGGCTCCGCTCCGCATCGTCTTCGACTGCCGGTACACCCGCATCGACCGGCACGACGGCATCAGCCGGTACACGGCCGGACTCGTCACCGAGCTGGGCCGGCTGCACCCGGTGACCATGCTGATCAGTGACCACCGCCAGCTCGCGATGCTGCCCGCCCTGCCGTGGCAGCTCGTGCGCTCGCCCACCAGCCCACTCGAGCCCCTCGTGGCGCTGACCGTCAACAAGCTGCGTCCCGACATCGTCTTCAGCCCCATGCAGACCATGGGTTCGTGGGGGCGGCGGTACCGCCTGGTGCTCACGGTGCACGACCTGATCTACTACCGCAATCGCACCCCACCGCGCGAGTTCTCCGCCGCGATCCGCCTGCTCTGGCGGCTGTACCACCTCTCCTGGGCCCCGCAGCGGATGCTGCTGAACCGGTCGGACGGCGTGGTGACCGTGTCGGAAACCACCGGCGCGCTGATCAGCCGTCATCGGCTGACCCGCCGTCCGGTGTCGGTGGTGCCCAACGCCGCCGATTCCGTGGCCGCGACCGGCCTGGCGCCCCGCACGGCCCCGGCCGGCAAGACTCTGGTCTACATGGGATCGTTCATGCCGTACAAGAACGTGGACACCCTGGTGCGGGCGACCGCGGAACTGCCGGGCTATGAGCTGCACCTGCTCAGTCGCATCAGCGACGACGAACGGGCCCGGCTGAGCGCCCTCGCCCCACAGGCGACTCTGGTCTTCCACAACGGCGTCACCGATGAGGACTACGTCAGGGTGCTCTCCCGGGCGACCGCCCTGGTGACGGCGTCTTTCGACGAAGGATTCGGTATCCCGCTGGTGGAGGCGATGAGCCTGGGCATTCCCGTGGTCGTGAGCGACATCGACATCTTCCGGGAGATCGGCGGCGACGCAGCCGGCTATGCCGACCCGAACGATCCTGAGGCCGTCGCCGCCGCCGTGCGCGCACTGGAGGCACCGGGGGAGTGGGCGAGGCGGTCGAGCCTCTCCGTGCGGCAGGCCGCCCGTTTCACCTGGGCCGAGTCCGCCGAACAACTGCTCCGGGTATTGCAGGGCACCCAGGCTGCCTCCCGGCGCTGA
- a CDS encoding alpha/beta hydrolase, whose translation MIVPSPYADLLTVMDARAHTRSVLGSDTRYWEYGDPDSSTTIVMVHGFRGDHHGLEAVVAQLHGLRVISPDLPGFGESAPFAALPHSVESYAAWLTEFLRLAALPGRVVVLGHSFGSIIVAAAAAAPAGIPAHDLVLVNPIAAPALAGPRGLLTRLAVFYYWLAAKLPERLGFALLRNRVIVRVMSITMAKTRSRQRRRWIHNQHDRYFSAFADRTVVLEAFRASVGHDVSEYADRIATRTLLIAAEKDDITPVAAQVRLRAQFADARLHVIPGVGHLIHYEVPEEAAIQLRLFLEQASS comes from the coding sequence ATGATCGTTCCCTCGCCATACGCCGACCTGCTCACCGTGATGGATGCCCGCGCCCACACCCGATCCGTGCTGGGCAGCGACACCCGGTACTGGGAGTACGGCGATCCGGACTCGTCGACGACGATCGTGATGGTGCACGGGTTTCGCGGCGATCACCACGGCCTCGAGGCCGTCGTGGCGCAGCTGCACGGCCTGCGCGTGATCTCACCCGACCTGCCGGGCTTCGGTGAATCGGCGCCGTTCGCCGCCCTGCCCCACAGCGTCGAGTCCTATGCGGCCTGGCTCACCGAGTTCCTGCGCCTGGCGGCGTTGCCCGGCCGGGTCGTCGTGCTCGGCCACTCCTTCGGCTCGATCATCGTCGCGGCCGCGGCCGCGGCTCCCGCCGGCATCCCCGCCCACGACCTGGTGCTCGTGAACCCCATCGCCGCCCCGGCCCTCGCCGGTCCGCGCGGCCTGCTGACCAGACTTGCGGTGTTCTACTACTGGCTCGCCGCGAAGCTCCCCGAACGGCTGGGGTTCGCCCTGCTGCGCAACCGCGTCATCGTGCGGGTCATGAGCATCACCATGGCCAAGACCCGCAGCCGCCAGCGCCGCCGCTGGATCCACAATCAGCACGACAGGTATTTCTCCGCCTTCGCCGACCGCACGGTGGTCCTCGAGGCCTTCAGGGCCTCTGTAGGCCACGATGTCAGCGAATACGCCGACAGGATCGCCACTCGAACGCTGTTGATCGCGGCCGAGAAAGACGACATCACCCCCGTGGCCGCGCAGGTGCGGCTGCGTGCCCAGTTCGCCGACGCCCGCCTGCACGTGATCCCCGGCGTAGGGCACCTGATCCACTACGAGGTCCCCGAGGAAGCGGCCATCCAGCTGCGCCTGTTCCTGGAGCAGGCGTCGTCATGA